The following coding sequences are from one Nicotiana tomentosiformis chromosome 3, ASM39032v3, whole genome shotgun sequence window:
- the LOC138908561 gene encoding uncharacterized protein: MATKQHQISGTRSSKIPKLEEVIVSASTAYSVKVRRYDKSFIIKTDERLDAHGAAIKELGTGLRNLERQVGQIANILSERIPGTLSADTEKNSKETELKIEDNDKKTEKKKGKKGAEKKKKDETSRREESNEESKHMLVLPFPQKLYREKLNKQFERFLDMLRQVNVNLPFTEVLSQMPAYAKFLKEILTKKRKIEETSVVKLTEHCSAILQNKLPQKCGDPGTFTIPCSLGTLNFDKSLCDSGDSINLMPLSIYMKLEKEIGEIRSVPISLQLVDQTTITPEGIVEDVLIWVDKFVFPVDFIVVNMEENKEENPAASVEWKLKSSKEKAPVIEKDKCSVSIPPWFFFMPRFFSKGIV; the protein is encoded by the exons ATGGCAACAAAGCAACACCAGAtttcagggacaaggagctccaagATTCCAAAATTAGAAGAGGTCatagtttcagcctcaacagcctaTTCAGTCAAGGTTAGAAGATATGATAAATcattcattatcaagacagatgagagattagatgctcatggtgcagctatcaaagaacttgggacaggtttgcgtaacttggagagacaagtgggacaaattgcaaatATATTATCTGAAAGAATCCCAGGTACTCTGTCAGCTGATACAGAAAAGAATTCCAAAGAAACA GAGCTGAAAATTGAAGATAATGATAAAAAGAcagagaagaagaaaggcaagaagggagctgagaaaaagaaaaaggatgaAACTTCAAGAAGGGAAGAATCCAATGAAGAGAGCAAGCACATGCTTGTTTTACCTTTCCCCCAAAAGCTCTATAGAGAAAAGCTGAataagcagtttgagagatttctagatatgctgagacaggttaatgtaaatttgccattcacggaagttctctcacaaatgccagcttacGCAAAGTTCttaaaggagatccttacaaagaagaggaagatagaagagacctcagtggtcaaacttacagagcattgcagtgcaatattgcaaaataaactcccacaaaagtgtggagatccagggactTTTAcgataccttgctctttaggcactctTAACTTTGATAAATCGTTATGTGACTCTGGTGActcaattaatctaatgccaTTGTCTATTTACatgaaactggagaaggagattggagagataaggtcggtgccaatatctttgcagttgGTAGACCAAACAACTATAACACCCGAAGGGATAGTAGAAGATGTTTTGATAtgggtggataagtttgtatttcctgtagatttcatagtggtgaatatggaggagaacaaggag GAGAatccagctgcaagtgttgagtggaagctgaagagttcaaaagagaaggctccagtgattgagaaagataagt gtagtgtatcaattcctccttggtttttctttatgccgcggttcttttccaagggtatTGTTTGA